Proteins encoded together in one Thermoplasmata archaeon window:
- a CDS encoding DNA-directed RNA polymerase subunit B, protein MREFIRAYIKERGLVNHHLSSFNEFLPTADNPRSRMQKIVDELRLSDDPNERGIIRLEGAEDIFIRVGRKTNPDGTPGRNTIHVTLPEVKEADGSKHIITPMEARLRGLSYMADVELEFTVVEGGVEHATERIVIGQIPIMVRSKLCSIHRDNILRTYEELFKHELAEKKENFGELSDEEYRHLVEKLGEDPYDQGGYFIIGGNERVLISMEDLAPNKVLVEYNERYGAKTETAKVFSQREGFRALTVVEKRKDGILNVTVPSAPGPIPIAVLMKALGIDNDNEIANAILSELAYSDDPEVNKIKHMIYVNIEECYDSEKYPPNGIATTEDAILYFERKFATGQAKEYREKKVEAILDHSLLPHLGTTKADRIKKALYLGRMAREVIELALNRRKEDDKDHYGNKRIKLSGDLMEDLFRTAFNQLMKDLKYQLEKSYSRKKDLRIGSSIRPDLLTQRILHALATGNWVGGRSGVSQLLDRTSYISSVSHMRRVVSPLTRSQPHFEARDLHATQWGRLCPNETPEGQNCGLVKNYALTVDISEGVDEHEVIATLEQYGLIPFNQMSERLAHMDKKDINRLTRVYVNGNFVGVHSNPQELVKEVRTRRRSQRLSYKLGDRSHEVNIYFDVEMNEIFVNCDEGRLRRPLIVVEDGKTVITNRELEELEAGKRDFSSLIRDGFVEWLDADEEENAYIAVYAYDVPRQCPKCSRFLSRNDVKWINMGLDDKQIKLRCEYCGATFTVQSLLTNEHTHLEIDPLCILGICTGLIPYPEHNSTPRNTMGSAMAKQSLGLNAANYRGRPDTRGHILHYPQIPLVQTEVLKYVNFDKRPAGQNFVVAVISREGYNIEDAVILNKAAVDRGLGRSTFFRTYRTEERKYPGGQEDKFECPSSEVVGARPDEAYANLSEDGLIFPECAVKEGDILVGKTSPPRFLEEDAELLTPQKRRETSITVRAGEHGWVDTVFLTLSENATKLVKVKVRDERIPELGDKFASRHGQKGVVGLIYPQENMPFTPDGITPDLIINPHAIPSRMTVAHVLEMIGGKVGSMEGRFIDGTAFSGAKEEALRQELVAMGFKHTGREVMYDGLTGKKIEADIFVGVIYYQKLHHMVAGKLHMRSRGPVQILTRQPTEGRSRQGGLRFGEMERDTLIGHGTAMVIKDRLLDESDGTVQYVCGNPKCGHIALKDMKTNILKCPVCGNTTTIYPVQMSYSFKLMADELLSLGVVMRLQLEDMR, encoded by the coding sequence ATGCGTGAATTTATTAGAGCATACATAAAAGAAAGAGGGCTTGTGAACCATCATCTATCATCGTTTAACGAGTTTCTGCCAACAGCAGACAATCCCAGAAGCAGAATGCAAAAGATAGTTGATGAACTTAGATTGTCAGATGACCCGAACGAAAGAGGCATAATCCGCCTAGAAGGCGCGGAAGACATTTTCATCAGAGTAGGAAGGAAGACTAACCCAGATGGCACACCCGGAAGAAATACGATTCATGTCACACTGCCGGAAGTTAAAGAGGCGGATGGCTCTAAACACATCATAACTCCCATGGAGGCACGACTCAGAGGACTTTCCTACATGGCAGATGTGGAACTTGAGTTCACGGTAGTAGAAGGAGGAGTAGAACACGCAACAGAAAGAATTGTGATTGGGCAGATACCTATAATGGTGAGATCAAAGCTCTGTAGCATTCACCGCGATAACATTCTCCGAACTTATGAAGAACTGTTCAAGCATGAACTTGCTGAAAAGAAGGAAAACTTTGGAGAACTGAGTGACGAAGAATACAGACATCTTGTAGAGAAGCTGGGTGAGGACCCATATGACCAAGGAGGGTATTTCATAATCGGTGGGAATGAAAGGGTTTTGATTTCAATGGAGGATTTGGCACCGAATAAAGTACTTGTTGAGTACAATGAAAGGTACGGAGCCAAAACGGAGACTGCTAAGGTTTTCTCACAACGTGAAGGTTTCAGAGCACTCACCGTGGTTGAAAAAAGAAAAGATGGCATTCTGAATGTGACGGTACCTTCTGCTCCTGGTCCAATTCCGATTGCAGTCCTGATGAAAGCACTTGGCATTGATAATGATAATGAAATTGCAAATGCAATTCTCTCAGAACTTGCATACTCAGACGATCCAGAAGTAAACAAAATCAAGCACATGATTTATGTGAACATTGAAGAGTGTTATGACTCTGAGAAATATCCGCCGAATGGAATTGCTACAACTGAGGATGCAATTCTATACTTCGAACGGAAATTTGCAACAGGACAGGCAAAGGAATACAGAGAGAAGAAGGTAGAAGCAATTCTGGACCACTCTCTGCTTCCCCATCTAGGGACCACAAAGGCGGATAGAATCAAGAAAGCCCTCTATCTGGGGAGAATGGCAAGAGAAGTTATTGAACTAGCACTCAATCGTAGGAAGGAAGACGATAAGGACCACTACGGAAACAAAAGAATCAAACTATCTGGTGACCTGATGGAAGACCTGTTCCGTACTGCATTCAACCAACTGATGAAGGACCTAAAATATCAACTTGAAAAAAGTTATAGCAGGAAAAAGGACCTTAGAATTGGCTCGTCAATTCGACCAGATCTCCTAACTCAACGAATTCTTCACGCACTGGCTACCGGAAATTGGGTTGGGGGAAGGTCTGGTGTATCTCAGCTGCTTGATAGAACTTCGTACATAAGTAGTGTTAGCCACATGCGACGCGTTGTCTCACCACTAACAAGAAGCCAGCCGCACTTTGAAGCTAGAGACCTACACGCTACGCAATGGGGAAGACTATGCCCAAATGAGACCCCTGAAGGACAGAACTGTGGCCTGGTAAAAAATTATGCACTTACAGTAGATATTTCTGAAGGTGTAGATGAGCATGAAGTTATTGCCACGCTTGAACAGTATGGCTTGATTCCATTCAACCAAATGTCTGAGCGGCTTGCCCATATGGACAAGAAGGACATAAATCGTCTCACGAGAGTGTATGTGAACGGAAACTTTGTAGGAGTGCACTCAAATCCACAAGAACTTGTGAAAGAAGTAAGAACCAGAAGGAGGAGCCAGAGATTATCCTATAAGCTTGGTGATCGCTCCCATGAGGTCAACATTTATTTTGACGTTGAAATGAATGAAATCTTCGTGAACTGCGATGAGGGAAGGCTTCGGCGTCCCTTGATTGTCGTAGAAGATGGAAAAACAGTTATAACAAACAGAGAGTTGGAAGAACTGGAGGCAGGAAAAAGAGATTTCTCCTCTCTGATTAGGGATGGTTTTGTAGAATGGCTTGATGCAGATGAGGAGGAAAATGCCTATATCGCGGTCTATGCTTACGATGTCCCAAGACAGTGCCCCAAGTGCAGCAGGTTTCTTTCTAGAAATGATGTCAAGTGGATCAACATGGGATTGGATGATAAACAGATAAAATTAAGATGCGAATATTGTGGTGCTACATTCACTGTTCAATCACTTCTAACGAATGAACACACGCATCTGGAAATAGACCCTCTTTGCATTCTTGGTATTTGCACAGGCCTGATTCCATATCCCGAGCATAATTCTACGCCTAGAAACACAATGGGTTCTGCAATGGCGAAACAGAGTTTGGGCTTGAATGCAGCCAACTATCGTGGTAGGCCGGACACCCGTGGTCACATTCTTCATTATCCACAAATACCGCTCGTGCAGACAGAGGTACTTAAATATGTGAATTTTGATAAGAGGCCTGCTGGTCAGAATTTTGTAGTTGCAGTTATAAGTAGAGAGGGTTACAACATTGAAGATGCAGTAATTCTGAACAAAGCAGCAGTGGACAGGGGACTTGGAAGAAGCACATTCTTTAGAACATATAGAACAGAGGAACGCAAGTATCCAGGTGGACAGGAGGATAAGTTCGAGTGCCCGAGTTCTGAAGTGGTCGGAGCAAGACCTGATGAGGCGTATGCAAATCTAAGTGAAGACGGTTTGATTTTCCCAGAATGTGCTGTGAAAGAAGGAGACATTCTTGTTGGCAAAACTTCCCCACCAAGATTTCTGGAGGAAGATGCAGAACTTCTCACACCTCAGAAAAGAAGGGAGACATCAATTACTGTCAGAGCAGGCGAACATGGATGGGTTGATACAGTGTTTCTTACGCTCTCTGAAAATGCAACCAAGCTAGTTAAGGTTAAGGTGAGAGACGAAAGAATTCCAGAATTGGGTGATAAATTTGCGTCAAGGCATGGGCAAAAAGGAGTAGTTGGTCTCATTTATCCTCAGGAGAACATGCCCTTCACACCTGATGGTATTACACCAGACCTGATTATTAACCCCCATGCAATTCCCTCACGAATGACTGTTGCTCATGTGCTTGAAATGATTGGAGGCAAAGTTGGGAGCATGGAAGGTAGGTTCATCGATGGCACTGCATTCAGTGGTGCGAAAGAGGAAGCTCTGAGGCAGGAACTGGTCGCAATGGGATTCAAGCATACAGGTAGAGAGGTAATGTATGATGGTCTCACTGGGAAGAAAATAGAGGCGGATATTTTTGTGGGTGTGATTTACTACCAAAAACTGCACCACATGGTTGCAGGCAAGCTACACATGCGTTCTAGAGGTCCTGTGCAGATTCTCACTAGACAGCCCACAGAAGGAAGGAGCCGTCAGGGAGGTCTTAGATTTGGAGAGATGGAGAGAGATACCCTAATAGGCCATGGGACTGCGATGGTGATTAAAGACAGATTGCTGGACGAGTCAGATGGCACAGTTCAGTATGTATGTGGGAATCCAAAATGCGGGCACATTGCTCTAAAGGACATGAAGACAAACATCCTTAAATGTCCAGTTTGTGGAAATACTACTACAATCTATCCAGTGCAGATGAGCTATTCATTCAAACTAATGGCTGATGAACTTCTTTCGCTCGGAGTCGTAATGCGACTCCAGTTGGAGGACATGAGGTGA
- the hypD gene encoding hydrogenase formation protein HypD has protein sequence MFRLEDRRIADKIVEKLRKMELNITIMHVCGTHQDTLVKHGLDILFRDVGVDVRQGPGCPVCVTTPVEIEEALCLARHGKTIAVFGDMARVPSKTGSLLQARADGCDVRIVYSIDDALKIAEKGKEVVFIGIGFETTAPSTAVALLNARIDNFSVLSCHRTVPPALEALIKMGETKLQGLIEPGHVSTIIGLEPYKKLAVEFKIPQVIAGFEPLDLMMGVYMLVEMIVEGRAEVKNEYSRVVRAEGNLKAKEVMKEVFVPTDVKWRGFPVIPKSGLEISDKYAQFNARKKYADILSDVYCQEFEEPTGCRCAEVLRGLCEPRDCPFFGTACTPEHPVGPCMVSFEGGCAIEWNYRGRK, from the coding sequence ATGTTTCGGCTTGAGGATAGAAGAATCGCGGATAAAATTGTTGAAAAGTTGAGAAAGATGGAACTTAACATTACCATAATGCATGTTTGTGGTACGCACCAGGATACACTAGTTAAACATGGATTGGACATACTTTTTAGAGACGTTGGTGTGGATGTGCGACAGGGGCCCGGGTGCCCTGTCTGTGTGACTACACCTGTGGAGATTGAGGAAGCTTTGTGCTTGGCAAGGCATGGGAAAACAATTGCTGTTTTTGGAGATATGGCAAGGGTGCCCTCAAAGACAGGTTCTTTGTTGCAGGCAAGAGCAGATGGCTGTGATGTTAGGATTGTTTATAGTATAGACGATGCTCTTAAAATCGCAGAGAAAGGAAAGGAGGTCGTGTTCATAGGTATTGGTTTTGAAACCACAGCACCATCTACTGCTGTAGCGTTGCTTAATGCTAGAATTGATAATTTCTCAGTACTCTCCTGCCATAGAACTGTGCCACCAGCACTTGAAGCCCTTATAAAAATGGGAGAAACGAAACTTCAGGGTTTAATTGAACCTGGGCATGTGAGCACAATTATTGGACTTGAGCCATACAAAAAACTTGCTGTAGAATTCAAAATCCCACAGGTGATTGCTGGGTTTGAACCATTGGACCTTATGATGGGTGTTTACATGCTAGTGGAGATGATTGTGGAGGGTAGGGCTGAGGTGAAAAATGAGTATTCCAGAGTGGTTCGTGCTGAGGGAAATTTAAAGGCAAAAGAAGTTATGAAAGAGGTGTTTGTACCCACTGATGTGAAATGGCGGGGTTTCCCAGTTATTCCAAAAAGTGGACTTGAAATTAGTGATAAGTATGCGCAATTCAATGCAAGGAAAAAGTATGCCGACATCCTGAGCGATGTGTATTGCCAGGAATTTGAGGAACCAACTGGTTGCAGATGTGCAGAAGTTTTGCGTGGCCTTTGCGAGCCCAGAGATTGTCCATTTTTTGGAACTGCTTGCACACCAGAGCATCCGGTGGGGCCATGTATGGTAAGTTTTGAGGGGGGCTGTGCGATAGAGTGGAATTATAGAGGAAGAAAGTAA
- the hypA gene encoding hydrogenase maturation nickel metallochaperone HypA — protein MHEFSAMQSIVNTILEKLKEYRVEKVDKVVLEIGKLTFLGKEQLKFAFDVLTAETLLKGAELEIVEIEPEIECEKCGYMGGLVFEEHESYHLMLPAFKCPKCNGNVKVVRGKECIIKSVEMNVED, from the coding sequence ATGCATGAGTTTTCTGCAATGCAGAGCATCGTGAACACAATTCTAGAAAAATTAAAGGAGTATAGGGTTGAGAAAGTCGATAAGGTTGTTTTAGAAATAGGAAAATTGACATTCCTGGGAAAGGAGCAATTGAAGTTTGCATTTGATGTGCTAACTGCAGAAACGCTGTTGAAAGGTGCAGAATTAGAAATTGTAGAAATTGAACCAGAGATTGAGTGCGAAAAATGTGGGTATATGGGTGGATTGGTTTTTGAAGAGCATGAAAGCTATCATCTGATGTTGCCCGCGTTCAAATGCCCTAAATGCAATGGCAATGTGAAGGTTGTGCGCGGCAAAGAATGTATAATAAAAAGTGTGGAAATGAATGTCGAAGATTGA
- a CDS encoding NusA-like transcription termination signal-binding factor: MGEISFDSDTLRYISLFENLTHARVKDCIALEDRVIFIIEPGDVLKAIGKKGEHVLRLKEIIKKNIQVIEFNTDPLTFVKNVFYHYGVESVEIEMRGNIKHASVKVKPEMKGKAIGKEGRNLKVFRDIINRYFDIQSVSVV; encoded by the coding sequence ATGGGAGAGATTTCGTTTGATTCCGACACATTGCGATATATTTCACTATTTGAAAATTTGACACATGCCAGGGTCAAGGACTGCATTGCGCTCGAGGACAGAGTAATTTTTATCATTGAGCCGGGGGATGTGCTAAAGGCGATTGGAAAGAAGGGAGAGCATGTTCTTCGGCTTAAGGAGATTATTAAGAAAAACATCCAGGTGATTGAATTTAACACAGACCCCCTTACATTTGTAAAAAATGTGTTCTATCACTACGGTGTTGAGAGCGTCGAAATCGAGATGCGAGGCAACATAAAACATGCATCAGTAAAAGTTAAGCCAGAAATGAAGGGAAAAGCGATAGGAAAGGAGGGTAGAAACCTTAAGGTATTCAGGGACATAATCAACCGTTATTTTGACATTCAGAGCGTGAGCGTGGTATAA
- the rpoA2 gene encoding DNA-directed RNA polymerase subunit A'' gives MVTRKKQTTLKSGKKGTEQKVEVKVIEKVPKLTEMENRVLKVSQKYEKEFNFSLPLKVIQDIAKVLSQSGTKPNEKLISAIVKKAYQNVESRLVDPHESVGIVAAQSIGEPGTQMTLRTFHYAGVAEMNVTLGLPRLIEILDARRTPSTPVMTIYLKKEYANDIEKVKEIASRIETTTLIDVCDLETDIINMKLRVRPKGEKLVAKGIEKSKLVKELDRFDDCEVKEEGEDIVISLKVSDEIKTPYRRLMVLIEQIKGLKLGGIDGIVRALIKKDTDTQEYVIYTEGTNLRAVLQLPEVDVTRTITNDVLEIYDVLGIEAARTAIVRETSKTLDEQGLNVDIRHLMLVADIMTNDGEVRAIGRHGVSGRKSSVLARAAFEITSTHLLRAGLTGEEDPLDGVAENIIVGQPVTLGTGAVHLVYKPPEIDKKGKEKKGKKEE, from the coding sequence ATGGTCACAAGGAAGAAGCAAACAACATTAAAAAGCGGAAAAAAAGGAACAGAGCAGAAAGTAGAAGTTAAGGTCATAGAAAAAGTGCCAAAGCTTACAGAGATGGAGAACAGAGTTCTGAAGGTTTCACAAAAGTATGAGAAAGAGTTCAATTTTTCGCTTCCTCTGAAGGTAATTCAGGACATTGCAAAGGTCCTTTCTCAGTCAGGCACCAAGCCCAACGAGAAGCTGATCTCTGCAATAGTAAAAAAGGCATATCAAAATGTTGAGTCAAGATTAGTAGACCCCCATGAGTCCGTGGGAATTGTTGCAGCACAGTCGATAGGTGAACCGGGTACGCAAATGACACTTAGAACCTTCCACTATGCAGGTGTAGCAGAAATGAATGTTACGCTTGGATTGCCTAGATTAATTGAAATTCTAGACGCTAGAAGAACGCCGAGTACACCTGTGATGACAATTTACCTGAAAAAAGAATATGCAAACGACATAGAGAAAGTGAAAGAAATTGCCTCTAGAATTGAGACCACCACTCTGATCGATGTGTGTGATTTGGAGACGGACATCATAAACATGAAACTTCGTGTGCGACCAAAGGGTGAGAAACTAGTAGCTAAGGGAATCGAAAAGAGCAAATTGGTCAAGGAGTTAGATAGATTTGACGATTGCGAAGTAAAAGAGGAAGGCGAGGATATTGTGATCTCCCTTAAAGTCAGTGATGAGATTAAGACTCCCTACAGAAGATTGATGGTGTTGATCGAACAGATAAAGGGATTGAAACTTGGTGGGATTGATGGCATTGTTAGAGCATTGATAAAAAAAGACACAGATACGCAGGAGTATGTGATTTATACAGAAGGCACGAACTTGAGAGCAGTGCTTCAGCTCCCAGAAGTTGATGTGACTAGAACCATTACAAATGATGTGCTTGAAATTTATGATGTGCTTGGAATTGAGGCGGCGAGAACTGCGATAGTCCGTGAGACCTCAAAGACACTAGATGAGCAAGGGTTGAATGTAGACATCAGACATCTTATGCTGGTCGCAGATATTATGACAAACGATGGGGAAGTGAGAGCGATTGGAAGACATGGTGTTTCGGGTAGAAAGTCATCTGTGCTTGCGAGAGCTGCATTCGAGATAACCTCCACCCATCTGCTCAGAGCGGGTTTGACAGGCGAAGAAGATCCGCTGGATGGTGTGGCTGAAAATATCATTGTAGGGCAACCAGTAACATTAGGGACTGGTGCGGTGCATCTGGTGTATAAACCACCTGAAATCGACAAAAAAGGAAAGGAAAAGAAAGGTAAGAAGGAGGAGTAA
- a CDS encoding 50S ribosomal protein L30e, whose product MLENSLRLAVQTGKVVYGHDRTAKMAKEKKVKLIVVASNYNEDRELVEKNSYNGVPVLRFSGTNVELGRICGKKFAVSVLGIIDPGNSNILNEKA is encoded by the coding sequence ATGCTGGAAAACTCTTTAAGATTAGCGGTGCAGACCGGAAAAGTGGTGTATGGACATGATAGAACTGCGAAAATGGCAAAGGAGAAAAAGGTGAAGCTGATTGTGGTTGCTAGCAACTATAACGAAGACCGCGAGCTGGTTGAGAAAAACAGCTACAATGGTGTTCCAGTTTTACGCTTCAGTGGGACAAATGTCGAGTTAGGAAGAATCTGCGGAAAGAAATTTGCGGTGAGTGTGCTGGGGATAATCGATCCAGGTAATTCCAACATACTCAACGAGAAGGCGTGA
- a CDS encoding DNA-directed RNA polymerase subunit A', with amino-acid sequence MQRIGVSKRIGNIKFAILSPDEIRRMSAVKVISADTYDDDGYPIDRGLMDTRMGVIEPGLRCKTCNGRVDECPGHFGHIDLAMPVIHIGYVKEIKKFLQYTCSICGRVLLSEDEIRLVKEMKSKQEAFGEKADFVSLLRSLRIEPRQICPHCKTEQKKITLDKPTTFRENGVKITPKDIRDRLERIPTEDLEILGMNPETARPEWLVLTALPVPPVTVRPSITLESGDRSEDDLTHKLVDVLRINQRLRENRDIGAPQLIVEDLWELLQYHVTTYFDNQTSGIPPARHRSGRPLKTIVQRLKGKEGRFRSNLSGKRVNFSARTVISPDPNLGITEVGVPEEAARELTVPLYVTPFNVEVAKEFVKRGANPENVDGKYVPGANYVISPEGRRIKITEKNKANLLEQLSPGWIVERQLMDGDICLFNRQPSLHRMSMLCHEVRVMPHKTFRFNLCLCPPYNADFDGDEMNLHVLQSEEARAEAKILMRTHEHILSPRFGAPIIGPIHDHITGSFLLTYKNPQFTREDVNFIFMRMPETPIPPPDLKKEREIWYGKSLFSIVLPSDLNLSFRASICQKCDECKKEKCDIDAYVKIKDGKLVCGAIDGKGIAVGKGKILDKIARDYGTLAAKEFLEKVTRLAIGVITLRGFTTGISDEDIPEDAKNEIRKVLENGKKEVNEIVNKYLNGTLELLPGRSLEETLEVEVMRVLGKARDEAGKIAGKYLGIGNSAVLMAKSGARGNMLNLTQMSAALGQQAVRGERLFRGYYMRTLPHFKKGDLGAEARGFVESSYKSGLKPTEYFFHSMGGRESLVDTAVRTSRSGYMQRRLINALEDLKVMEDRSVRNTAGMIIQFRYGEDGIDPARSVQGNAIDAVDMFMELLGGKEKKALEEFGEIETGTLNYGEVDRDILFAEEDLEVEEEEGEEEYEEYEEEGEREGD; translated from the coding sequence ATGCAAAGGATTGGTGTCTCAAAAAGAATTGGAAACATAAAGTTTGCAATTCTCTCGCCAGATGAAATAAGGAGGATGAGCGCAGTTAAGGTGATTTCTGCGGACACTTACGATGACGATGGCTACCCAATTGACCGGGGCTTAATGGATACCAGGATGGGTGTGATTGAGCCAGGGTTAAGATGTAAAACCTGTAACGGTAGAGTGGATGAATGTCCAGGCCATTTCGGGCACATTGACCTAGCAATGCCAGTAATCCACATTGGCTATGTGAAGGAGATAAAAAAATTCCTACAGTACACCTGTTCAATTTGTGGAAGAGTGCTTCTTTCAGAGGATGAAATAAGATTGGTAAAAGAGATGAAGAGCAAGCAAGAGGCATTTGGTGAAAAAGCCGACTTTGTGTCATTGCTCAGGTCTCTCAGAATTGAACCAAGGCAAATCTGTCCCCATTGTAAAACCGAACAGAAAAAAATCACGTTGGATAAGCCCACGACTTTCCGTGAAAATGGAGTAAAAATTACCCCAAAAGACATCCGAGACAGATTGGAAAGAATTCCAACGGAAGACCTGGAAATCCTAGGAATGAACCCAGAAACTGCTAGGCCTGAATGGCTTGTGCTCACTGCCCTGCCAGTACCACCTGTCACAGTTAGACCTTCGATTACACTGGAATCGGGAGATCGTTCTGAAGATGATTTGACCCATAAGCTTGTTGATGTCCTTAGAATAAACCAGCGACTGCGTGAAAATAGGGACATAGGTGCACCTCAGCTAATTGTTGAGGACCTATGGGAATTACTCCAGTACCATGTAACTACTTATTTTGACAATCAGACCTCTGGCATTCCTCCTGCAAGACACCGTTCTGGAAGACCTTTGAAAACAATCGTCCAGAGATTGAAGGGCAAGGAAGGTAGATTCCGTTCAAATCTTTCAGGCAAAAGAGTAAATTTCTCCGCAAGGACTGTAATCTCTCCAGACCCCAATCTCGGTATCACTGAGGTAGGTGTTCCTGAAGAGGCCGCAAGAGAGTTAACCGTGCCCCTTTATGTCACTCCATTCAATGTGGAGGTGGCTAAGGAATTTGTTAAACGGGGTGCAAATCCTGAAAACGTAGACGGAAAATATGTGCCTGGTGCAAACTATGTGATTTCACCTGAAGGCAGAAGAATTAAAATTACCGAAAAAAACAAAGCTAATTTGTTGGAACAGCTCAGCCCTGGGTGGATCGTAGAACGCCAGCTAATGGATGGTGACATCTGCCTATTCAATCGTCAACCATCATTGCACAGAATGTCCATGCTTTGTCATGAAGTGAGGGTGATGCCACATAAAACCTTCAGATTCAACCTCTGTCTCTGTCCGCCTTACAACGCTGACTTTGATGGCGACGAAATGAACCTACATGTTCTCCAGAGTGAGGAAGCAAGAGCAGAAGCAAAGATACTGATGAGAACACACGAACACATTCTCTCACCGAGATTTGGTGCACCAATCATTGGACCAATCCATGACCACATTACTGGCTCATTTTTGCTCACCTACAAAAATCCACAGTTTACGAGAGAAGATGTGAACTTCATATTCATGAGGATGCCAGAAACACCAATACCACCCCCTGATTTGAAGAAAGAACGAGAAATATGGTATGGAAAGAGCTTGTTCAGTATTGTACTTCCATCAGACCTGAATCTTTCATTTAGGGCTTCTATATGCCAGAAATGCGATGAATGCAAGAAGGAGAAATGTGACATTGATGCCTATGTGAAAATAAAGGATGGAAAATTGGTTTGTGGTGCAATAGATGGAAAGGGTATCGCTGTAGGTAAGGGCAAGATTCTAGACAAAATTGCTAGGGACTATGGAACTCTCGCTGCCAAGGAGTTTCTGGAAAAGGTGACAAGGCTTGCAATAGGAGTAATTACTCTCCGTGGCTTCACTACTGGCATTTCTGATGAGGATATACCAGAGGACGCAAAGAACGAGATTCGAAAAGTACTGGAAAATGGAAAGAAAGAGGTAAATGAAATTGTGAACAAGTATCTCAATGGCACTCTCGAGTTGCTGCCTGGTAGGTCTCTGGAGGAAACGCTTGAAGTAGAAGTTATGAGAGTATTGGGCAAGGCAAGAGATGAAGCTGGGAAAATAGCGGGTAAGTACCTTGGTATTGGAAATTCCGCAGTGTTGATGGCGAAGAGTGGTGCAAGAGGTAACATGCTTAACCTCACCCAAATGAGTGCAGCACTTGGACAACAAGCAGTTAGAGGCGAAAGATTGTTTAGAGGTTACTACATGAGAACCTTACCGCACTTTAAGAAGGGGGACCTTGGTGCTGAGGCACGAGGGTTTGTTGAGTCCTCTTATAAGTCGGGACTTAAACCTACAGAGTACTTCTTCCACAGTATGGGTGGTAGAGAATCACTTGTGGATACAGCGGTGCGAACCTCTCGCTCTGGTTACATGCAAAGAAGGTTGATTAATGCTCTGGAGGACCTGAAGGTCATGGAGGACAGAAGTGTGCGGAACACGGCAGGTATGATTATCCAGTTCAGATACGGAGAAGATGGGATAGACCCAGCAAGAAGTGTCCAGGGAAATGCGATTGATGCTGTTGACATGTTCATGGAGCTTCTAGGAGGAAAGGAGAAGAAAGCGCTTGAAGAATTTGGGGAAATAGAGACGGGAACATTGAATTATGGAGAAGTAGATAGAGACATACTGTTTGCAGAGGAAGACCTTGAAGTGGAGGAGGAGGAAGGTGAGGAAGAATATGAGGAATATGAGGAAGAGGGCGAAAGAGAGGGTGATTAA
- a CDS encoding DNA-directed RNA polymerase subunit H has translation MAEFNIFEHEYVPEHYLVDREEEKAILKQLKLTKDQLPRIKKTDAAILALETITGEIEPGRIIKIVRRSRTAGVFVAYRVVVV, from the coding sequence ATGGCAGAATTTAACATATTTGAACATGAATATGTGCCAGAGCACTACCTCGTCGACAGGGAAGAGGAAAAGGCAATTCTAAAGCAACTGAAGCTCACTAAGGATCAGCTCCCAAGAATAAAAAAGACAGATGCAGCAATTCTTGCTCTTGAAACCATAACCGGAGAGATCGAGCCAGGAAGGATAATAAAGATTGTGAGGAGAAGTAGGACTGCGGGTGTGTTTGTAGCCTATCGGGTAGTAGTCGTGTGA